A window from Bos mutus isolate GX-2022 chromosome 1, NWIPB_WYAK_1.1, whole genome shotgun sequence encodes these proteins:
- the LOC106700877 gene encoding soma ferritin, producing the protein MASQAKGLLSEECRDALNQVASYELHVSDAYLSMACYYIEDPEAPTFHTFFQDQADVKREHAKQFIKYLRKYKCKICLPVIKRPDIDNWGTGKQALLSALQLENELNKLLQDLKASASRNRETNLLRFMKKFLDEQTRNIKYLEYQLNYQKELEMSTQSEGQPENAPGTSAAAGQETESTGNSPSPPAQKVPKSSP; encoded by the exons ATGGCATCCCAGGCAAAGGGCCTTCTTTCTGAAGAATGTAGGGATGCTCTTAATCAAGTAGCATCTTACGAGCTGCATGTCAGTGATGCTTATTTATCTATG GCCTGTTATTACATTGAAGATCCAGAAGCACCTACTTTTCATACATTCTTCCAAGACCAAGCTGATGTGAAGAGGGAGCATGCAAAGCAGTTcataaaatatctaagaaaataTAAGTGTAAAATCTGCCTTCCGGTGATTAAG AGGCCTGATATAGATAACTGGGGAACTGGTAAACAAGCTCTACTGTCTGCTCTGCAGTTGGAGAATGAGTTAAACAAGCTCCTGCAAGACCTGAAGGCCTCAGCTTCTAGGAATAGAGAAACCAAT ctCTTACGCTTCATGAAAAAGTTCCTGGATGAACAGACCAGGAACATAAAATATCTGGAATACCAGCTTAACTATCAGAAGGAGTTGGAAATGTCAACCCAGAGTGAAGGACAGCCTGAAAATGCCCCCGGAACATCTGCAGCAGCAGGTCAAGAGACAGAATCTACAGGCAACTCTCCAAGTCCTCCTGCCCAGAAGGTCCCAAAGTCATCTCCTTAA